A DNA window from Bacteroidetes bacterium SB0662_bin_6 contains the following coding sequences:
- a CDS encoding class I SAM-dependent methyltransferase, which yields MTNTNADPIYTMGRSEGETERLISQSLLYEGITLRFFREAGIAPGMKVLDVGSGAGDVSLAVAGIVGPEGRVIGVDMNPDIVETARARAEAAGHEHVEFVAGDARTLDIGNDFDAVVGRLVLMYMADPTEAVRGFVQRLRPGGIVAFQEADLARYRTFEHPETPLLNQIKDWVIAVFEQSGASVDMGFGLYRAFVDAGLPAPMMHYEALLGGADTWTGYPYAVQAFASFLPLFEQFGITTAEEVGLDTLEERLKQEVKTSKRPLLLPPHVTAYARVG from the coding sequence ATGACCAACACGAATGCCGACCCGATCTACACCATGGGACGCAGCGAGGGAGAAACCGAGCGCCTCATTTCCCAGTCGCTGCTCTACGAGGGCATCACCCTTCGCTTTTTCAGGGAAGCCGGCATCGCTCCGGGTATGAAGGTGCTGGACGTCGGCAGCGGCGCCGGAGACGTGTCGCTCGCCGTTGCCGGAATCGTCGGCCCGGAAGGCCGCGTGATCGGCGTGGACATGAACCCGGATATCGTAGAAACCGCCCGGGCGCGCGCCGAAGCCGCCGGACACGAACACGTCGAATTCGTGGCGGGCGACGCCCGTACGCTGGACATCGGAAACGATTTCGACGCCGTGGTGGGCCGGCTCGTGCTCATGTACATGGCCGATCCCACGGAAGCCGTGAGAGGATTCGTGCAGCGCCTTCGCCCCGGCGGCATTGTCGCGTTTCAGGAGGCGGACTTAGCCCGATACCGCACCTTCGAACACCCGGAAACGCCTCTGCTGAACCAGATCAAGGACTGGGTCATTGCGGTGTTCGAGCAATCCGGGGCCTCTGTAGACATGGGCTTCGGCCTGTACCGCGCCTTCGTGGACGCCGGCCTGCCCGCCCCGATGATGCACTACGAAGCACTCCTGGGCGGCGCGGATACGTGGACCGGCTACCCGTACGCCGTGCAGGCATTCGCAAGTTTCCTGCCGCTCTTCGAACAATTCGGCATTACGACCGCGGAAGAAGTGGGTCTGGACACGCTGGAAGAACGCCTTAAGCAGGAGGTGAAGACCTCAAAACGCCCCCTCCTCCTGCCGCCGCATGTGACGGCGTACGCACGGGTGGGGTGA